In Rhodococcus qingshengii JCM 15477, the sequence CTCGGGCCTGGGCCTCGGCTTGACGATCGTAGTGGGACAAGCGGCGGTCATCGGCGCTCGTATCGACTTCGCGAACCATCCGAACGGGGGCGCGGTGGTGACGATCGACCTCCCCGAATGTTCGGCAGACGAGTTCGATTGACACCGAGGCAGTTCGGTCGATCGGCCGGGACACAGGGTCCCGGCCGATCATTGGTGGTGTCTCGGACTCAAACCTGTCCGACAGCGACTCCGGTTCGAACGTCCGGTGCACCGAGGCGCGCCGCATCAGCGGTCAGGTCATCGGGCTGCTCCTGAGATTCCCGCTCGGCTGCGACACGCAACCGGTAGTGTTCGATCTCCTCGGCAATGTGCTCGGGAGTCCAACCCAGCACCGGCGCAACCAGTTCGGCTACTTCCGCTGCTGCCGCGTCGCCGCGATCGGTAACCTCGATGGAGATGCGGGTACGACGGGTAAGGATGTCGTCGAGATGCTGTGCACCCTCATGGCTCGCAGCGTAGTGGATCTCCGCCTTGAGGTACTCGGGGGCGGAGTCCAACGGCTGCCCCAGTTCCGGTCGCGCCTCGACGAGTTCGAACAACTCGTCAGCCAGAGTGCCGTACCGACCCAGTAGGTGCTCGATGGTCGAAACGTGCAGTCCCGTGCGCTCAGCGGTGAGATGCCGATTGTTGTGCGCGGCAAAGTAGCCGTCGGCACCCACAAGTTGGATACGCTCGGTGCAGGACTTCGGCACCTTCTGTTCCAATCCGTGCACCGCGGAATCGACAGCGTCCTTGGCCATCACGCGGTAAGTGGTGTACTTGCCACCGGCGACCACCGTCAAACCTCGGACCGGACTCGACACCGCATGCTCACGCGAGAGAGTGCTGGTCGAATCCGATTCGCCGAACAGCAACGGACGCAACCCCGCGTACACACCGACGACGTCCTCGTGCGTCAACTCGTCCTGAAGGAGCTTGTTGACATGTCCGAGGATGTAGTCGATATCGCTTCGGCTCGCTGCCGGATGGGCGAGGTCGAGGTTCCAGTCGGTGTCCGTCGTACCGATGATCCAGTGGCTTCCCCACGGAATCACGAACAGCAGACTCTTCTCGGTCCGCGTGATGATTCCGGTCGCAGAGTTGATGCGGTTTCGCGGGACGACCAAATGCACACCTTTCGAAGCGCGAACCTGGAATTGTCCTCGACCACCTACCATTTCCTGAATCTCGTCAGTCCACACACCGGCGGCGTTGATGACCTGACGAGCACGGATCTCGAACGCGCGACCTGTTTCCAGATCCACGGCCTTCACCCCGACTACGCGGTCCTCCTCACGGAGAAAGCCGATTACGCGGGTGCTGTTGACGCACAGCGCGCCGTACTCGGCCGCCGTGCGCGCCAGCATCATCGTGTGGCGGGCGTCATCTACCTGACCCTCGTAGAACTTGACCGAACCCCGGATAGCAGAGCGCTTTCCGGAAGGGAACGATTCGAGAGTCTTCTTCTTGCCCACATGCTTGTGGTGTGAGGGAACCCCGCGGCCTGCGCCCATCACGTCGTAGACGCCGATGCCCAGACCGACGTACGGCCGGTCGATCAACTTCTCGAGTGGGTAGATGAACGGCACCGGCTTCGCGAGATGCGGGCACAGCGAATTCAGAACCAGCGACCGCTCACGCAGTGCCTCGAACACGAGCGCAAAATTGAACTGCTCGAGGTAACGCAGTCCGCCGTGGAACAGCTTGCTCGACCTGCTCGAGGTTCCGGACGCGAAGTCACGAGCCTCCACCAAGCCCACCTTCAGACCGCGAGTTGCGGCGTCGAGCGCGCTACCCGCTCCGACCACGCCACCGCCGATAACGAGGACGTCGAGTTCGGTTTCTTCCAACTTCTTCAGCGACTCCGCCCGCGAGGACGGACTCAATGCTTGTGCTGTGCTCATGAAAACTGTTCCTTCACTTGAAAATAGGTAGAAATGGGGGCGCCGCGATCAGTCTGCGTCGACCCAGTCGAGTGTCCGAGTGACGGCTTTCTGCCAGCCTGCATACAGGCGCTCACGCTCGGCCGAATCCATCGACGGCGTCCAGCTCTTGTCCTTCGCCCAGTTGCTGCGAATGTCGTCCTCGCTCTCCCAGTACCCGACCGCGAGACCAGCGGCGTACGCAGCGCCCAATGCCGTGGTCTCCGCAACGACAGGGCGGATCACCTCGACGTCGAGCAAATCGGCCTGGAATTGCATGAGGAGTTCGTTCGCGACCATTCCGCCGTCGACCTTGAGAACCTTCAAGTCGACACCCGAGTCGAGGTTCATCGCCTCGATCACCTCACGACTCTGGTACGCAGTCGCTTCGAGCACCGCCCGGGCAAGGTGCCCCTTGTTCACGAACCTTGTCAGACCGACGATCGCACCGCGTGCATCCGCGCGCCAATGCGGTGCAAACAGGCCCGAGAACGCGGGCACGAAGTACGCGCCACCGTTGTCGTCCACAGAGCGCGCGTTCACCTCGATGTCGGCCGCGTTGTCGATCATGCCGAGGTTGTCCCGAAGCCACTGGACCAGCGAACCGGTCACGGCGATCGAACCTTCCAGTGCGTAAACCGTTGGCTGCTCACCGATCTTGTAACAGACCGTCGTCAACAAGCCGTTCTTGCTCATCACCTTTTCGGTGCCGGTGTTGAGGAGCACGAAGTTGCCGGTTCCGTAGGTGTTCTTCGCTTCTCCGGGCGAGAGGCAGGCCTGACCGAAAGTCGCTGCTTGCTGATCGCCGAGGATTCCGGCGATCGGCACGCCGGACAACGTTCCGCGTTCGCGCACGAATCCGAAAGTTTCGGACGAGCTGCGAATCTCGGGGAGCATCGATTCGGGGATGCCCATGTCGGCGCAGATCGCCGAATCCCAAGCGAGAGTGTCGAGATCCATCAACAGAGTGCGCGACGCGTTGGTGGGGTCGGTAGCGTGCACTCCGCCGTCGACGCCGCCGGTCATGTTCCACAGCACCCAAGTGTCCATCGTGCCGAAGCACAACTCGCCTGCTTCGGCCTTCTCACTCGCGCCCTCGACGTTGTCGAGAATCCACTTGACCTTGGGGCCCGAAAAGTACGTGGCCAACGGCAATCCGGTGACTTCGGTGTACTTCCTGGGGCCGTCTTCGCCGGCGAGTGCAGTACAGATTCGATCGGTGCGTGTGTCCTGCCAGACGATGGCGTTGTAAACGGGCTTTCCGGTTGCTCGTTCCCAGACCACTGCCGTCTCACGCTGATTGGTGATGCCGACGGATGCGATGTCGGCCGCGGTCAGATCTGCGTTGGCCAAGGCGCCCGCGGTGACGTTGCGGACGTTGTCCCAAATTTCGATCGGATCGTGTTCGACCCAGCCTGCCTGCGGAAAGATCTGTGTGTGCTCGTGCTGTTCGACAGCGACTACGTGCCCACTGTGATCGAAGATCATGCATCGCGTGGAGGTGGTTCCCTGGTCTATCGCGGCTACGAACTGCGCCATCGTGCTACCCCTTTGGTGTCGAAGAAAGTGCGAAAGATTTACTGTCAGAGATGATGATTCGCCATCAGGCCGGTATCGTGGCCGGCTCCTCGGCTGCCTTCTCCACCGACTCGTCAGGCAGGAATCGACCAATCAGCTTGTCGTAGAGGAACACCCCGATCGGAGCGCCGATCAGCGGCCCCACGATGGGCACCCAGAAATACAGGCTCCCGTACTGATCTCGCCAGGCGCTGCCGTAACCGGTGAGATACGACGCCAGCCGCGGACCGAAGTCACGGGCCGGATTGATGGCGTAACCCGCGTTGGTCGCCCATGCGAATCCGATTGCCACCACGATCAAACCGACGACGAAGGGCGCAAGATTCGCGAGCGGCGGAGTTCCCCGAGTATCGGTCACCGCAACGATGAGGAACAACAGGATCGCCGTGCCGATGATCTGATCTATCAGCGCTGATCCCAGACTGACCGGGAGCGTTCCGTTTCCGGGCATCGTCGAGAAGATCGTCTGAGTCGCCGTTGTGTGTCCGGGATCGATGGCATTGAGCATGTCGTTGTAATTCCACCGGACGATCAGGGCCGCGACAAAGGCTCCAGCGGTCTGCGCCAGCGTGTAGGGCAGGACCTTGCGCCAGGAGAATCCCCGGAAGATCGCAAAGGCGAAGGTCACTGCGGGGTTCAGATGAGCACCCGTCACCCGGCCTGCGACATAGATGCCGAACATGACGCCGAGTCCCCAGGCCCACGCGATACTGTCGTGTCCGCCGAGACCCCCACCGCTCCCGCCGGACACAACCTGCGCCACAACTCCGACGCCGAACAAGATCAAGATCATCGTTCCGGCGAACTCGGCTGCCAACTCGCCTGGAAGCCCTAATCGCTTGGCTTTCTCCATCCCCACCCTCACTTCGTTGTGATGCATGTCATAGTTTGGATTGCTGCACCCGTAGCGTAAGGCCGTTTGCACATTCACGCATAGCTCGTGCACATATGTGCAATTGCCCCATTTGCGCACCGTAACGCGGGTAACAGACACACTTCTGGGACTTTGCGTGATCGAGCGCCTCGGCCTGGGCCTACTCGGATAAGATTCGGTTCAATGCTCTTGCACGTACGTGCAGACAGGACGAACCCATGGAAACTCCCACTTCGGACTCCGCTACCTCCGATCCGGCGGACCCGCGCATCGCCGACGCAGTTCAGGCCGCACGCCTCTACTACTTCCAGGACCAGACCATGGCTGCCATCGGCCGCGACATGGGGGTGTCCCGATCCACCGTCTCCCGATTGATCACCTACGCGCGCACCTCGGGTCTCGTCGAGATCAAGATCAGCACCCCGCACGGCCAGGCTCCTCGCATCGAACGCGAGTTCTCGGAAC encodes:
- a CDS encoding glycerol-3-phosphate dehydrogenase/oxidase, which gives rise to MSTAQALSPSSRAESLKKLEETELDVLVIGGGVVGAGSALDAATRGLKVGLVEARDFASGTSSRSSKLFHGGLRYLEQFNFALVFEALRERSLVLNSLCPHLAKPVPFIYPLEKLIDRPYVGLGIGVYDVMGAGRGVPSHHKHVGKKKTLESFPSGKRSAIRGSVKFYEGQVDDARHTMMLARTAAEYGALCVNSTRVIGFLREEDRVVGVKAVDLETGRAFEIRARQVINAAGVWTDEIQEMVGGRGQFQVRASKGVHLVVPRNRINSATGIITRTEKSLLFVIPWGSHWIIGTTDTDWNLDLAHPAASRSDIDYILGHVNKLLQDELTHEDVVGVYAGLRPLLFGESDSTSTLSREHAVSSPVRGLTVVAGGKYTTYRVMAKDAVDSAVHGLEQKVPKSCTERIQLVGADGYFAAHNNRHLTAERTGLHVSTIEHLLGRYGTLADELFELVEARPELGQPLDSAPEYLKAEIHYAASHEGAQHLDDILTRRTRISIEVTDRGDAAAAEVAELVAPVLGWTPEHIAEEIEHYRLRVAAERESQEQPDDLTADAARLGAPDVRTGVAVGQV
- the glpK gene encoding glycerol kinase GlpK, with the translated sequence MAQFVAAIDQGTTSTRCMIFDHSGHVVAVEQHEHTQIFPQAGWVEHDPIEIWDNVRNVTAGALANADLTAADIASVGITNQRETAVVWERATGKPVYNAIVWQDTRTDRICTALAGEDGPRKYTEVTGLPLATYFSGPKVKWILDNVEGASEKAEAGELCFGTMDTWVLWNMTGGVDGGVHATDPTNASRTLLMDLDTLAWDSAICADMGIPESMLPEIRSSSETFGFVRERGTLSGVPIAGILGDQQAATFGQACLSPGEAKNTYGTGNFVLLNTGTEKVMSKNGLLTTVCYKIGEQPTVYALEGSIAVTGSLVQWLRDNLGMIDNAADIEVNARSVDDNGGAYFVPAFSGLFAPHWRADARGAIVGLTRFVNKGHLARAVLEATAYQSREVIEAMNLDSGVDLKVLKVDGGMVANELLMQFQADLLDVEVIRPVVAETTALGAAYAAGLAVGYWESEDDIRSNWAKDKSWTPSMDSAERERLYAGWQKAVTRTLDWVDAD
- a CDS encoding MIP/aquaporin family protein, encoding MEKAKRLGLPGELAAEFAGTMILILFGVGVVAQVVSGGSGGGLGGHDSIAWAWGLGVMFGIYVAGRVTGAHLNPAVTFAFAIFRGFSWRKVLPYTLAQTAGAFVAALIVRWNYNDMLNAIDPGHTTATQTIFSTMPGNGTLPVSLGSALIDQIIGTAILLFLIVAVTDTRGTPPLANLAPFVVGLIVVAIGFAWATNAGYAINPARDFGPRLASYLTGYGSAWRDQYGSLYFWVPIVGPLIGAPIGVFLYDKLIGRFLPDESVEKAAEEPATIPA